The DNA sequence AGCGCTCCCAATAAGAGATAGCAGTGAAGTCGCCATTTAATCTAGCATTTACTACTACATTTTCCGGCAGTGTGGCTGCGGGCACTACCGCTGCATCTGACGTGGGTCCTGCCAATATTGATCAGGTCTTTGGGCACGATCATCTAAAGCCCCTTAAGGAGATGCAGCATAATCGCATGCTCGCAGGGCAGTCGGTGCTCGATCTCTCGATGGTCAATCCCGACCTTGCGCCACCCAGGATAATGATTGACAGGTTGCTTGAGGCGGTAACTAAGCCCGTCAGCCACCGGTATGCTGTTTCGCGGGGTGTGCGACGTCTGCGTGATGGGTTTGCTGAGAAGTATGCTTATCGATTCGGTATCAATCTCGATCCGGAGCGCCAGGTGTGCGTATGTCTCGGAAGCAAGGATGCAACATTTCATGCGCTCAGGGTGCTCGTTCACCCAAGGGATTCCGTAGTTGTAGCAGCCCCTGCCTATCCAGCGCTCCTTTCGGCTGTAGCCCTTGTCGGCGGCGTATCTGTAGAGTGGCGCCACTCGACAGATCCAGAGCGCGCAGCGCAAGATCCAGAGAGCGCAGCGCAGAGCCTCGCACAACTTCTAGATAGTAGTGGAGCAAAGGTGCTGCTCCTTAACTTCCCAAGCAATCCAGCCGGGACCGTCGTTTCAGCCCAGTGGTGGGAGCGGATTGGGGCCATCTGCGCTGCACGCGGCGTCACTATCATCAACGACTTCGTATACGGAGAGATGTGCTTTAGCGGTACACCTGCAGTGAGCGCTCTAAGCGTAACAAAGCAGGGCGCACGGTGTGTAGAGGTGTACTCCCTATCGAAGGCTTACAACGTGCCTGGCTGGAGGGTTGGTGCTCTGGTGGGTGATGAGGCGATAGTTCGTACTGTGGCACGCCTTAAATCACACGCAGATTACGGGCTCTTTCTACCCCTGCAATACGCTGCCGCTGTTGCTCTGACAGCCAAGGAGGACCTCGTACGACAGACCGTCAGCACTTACGAGCGACGTATTCGGGTACTGACCAGCGGGCTGACTAAGCTAGGTTGGGATGTAACAGAACCGCAAGCAGGGGCCTGTGTCTGGGCCCGATTCCCACTGAGTTTGCAGACCAAATCAGAGGGGCGCTTTGGCTCTATAGCAGTGGCTGAATCCCTGCTCTCTAATGGAGGTGTTCTGGTTGCGCCAGGGAGCGTATTTGGCGAGGGCTTCAACGATTATGTGCGCTTTGCCGCAGTTGTATCTGAGGAGAGGATGCGCGAGGTTGTTTCGGCTATTGCAAAGTTGAGCAATGCTAATTCACGCTAGATGTTGGGCCAAAAAAGGAGATATTCTCGCGCTATTGGGGGCTGTGTTGCTATTGGCAAGTGCAGCCCAGGCAGAGCTTCCGTGTGGCACCGCCACCGAGCTAGTCAAGCGCGGGGTTAATCTTGGGGACGGTTCGGATGCCGAGGTAGCGCTTTATAGAGAGGCCGATCTGTTATGTCCAAAGATGGCTGAGATCCATTTTAATCTAGGATTGGCGCTCCAGAAAAAAGCACAATTAAAAGAGGCAGAGGAGCAGCTTCGTAAGGCAATTGCGCTCAAGAATGAAGAGAGCTTTCGTGTTGGTCTTGCGGCCGTGCTACTACAGAAAGGTGAGGTATCTGCATCGCGTGAGCAGTACGATCACGTGCTTGAACAGAACGCCAAGAACGTTCAAGCCCTGCAGGGCATCGCAGTTATTCTAGAGAAACAGCAAAAACTCCAGGAGGCTATCGATACTCTTCAAAAAGCAGCCATCTACGACCCTGTAAATCTAGCCACCTTCTTTAACCTCGGGGTGCTTCACGAGAAGATGAGACGAGATGATGCTGCCATTGCTGCATATAAGCGAGCTACAGAGATAAATTCTAGGCACTTTGAGGCGCTCTTCTATCTAGGCGCGGCACAGGCACGCTTTGGATCTTACAGAGATGCTGAGCGCTCCCTTAAACGTGCGGCAGAGATACGACCAGAGGACGTTAAGGTGCAACTTGCGCTAGCGGAGGCATACGAAAAGCTAGGACAGCAAACGTTGGCGGAGGTTGCGCTACGTAGAGTAACTGTACTCGCCCCACAAAACTTCTATGCACACGTTAACCTGGGGCTTTTACTGATCAATGGCGCCCACTATCAGGAGGCGATCTCTATGCTAACGAGGGCTGCGGCGATCGATCCTAAAAACCCGCGCGTCTGGAGTGCGCTCGGGCATGCGCAGCTTGAGGCGGGGCACCTACAGGAGGCTGAGCAAAATCTTCGGCAGGCGCTAGCTCTAGATCAATCAAACGCCAATGCACATAACAATCTCGGAGTGCTCCTACAGCGCAACGGTAATTTGGATGGGGCGCGCGAGCAATTCGCATTGGCGTTGCAATTTAATCCACAACTTGAGATCGCCCGCAGGAATATCGCTGCCGTAGGTGGGGAATCATAGGGGTTTAGGGTTAGTTAGTGTTTTCAGGTTGTTAACTATCCAACCAAACCCTTTCAATTGAGCGTTGATGCTTAGATGGGCATCTGGGGACGGCGTTACAAAAATATATAGCGCCATGATCAGCTTCTCATAATAGCTATATTCGCCAGTTAATTCAGCTAATTGATGATTTTAAGTAGGTTGTACTACTAACTTCGTTTGGCAGTATATCCGTAGTGCCACCCGATGCTGCTGCATATACTGAGCAGCACTTCAGTAGTTGTGTTGGGTCGAGAGATTGACCTAGCAGGGCTGGCTTATAGTGTTATTTGTAGGTTTGTGTGTGGCTTAAAGCTGAGAAGGTGTGCTGAACTCTGTATAGTTCTTCACGCTGCTCCAGTTTTACCACCGGTTTATGCTAAGCGGGTTAGGTGTAAGAGATATGTCAGCAGTTTTAAAGTTAGTTACCCAGAAACATTTTAGTGAGCAGGTCGATGTCGATCTGGAGAGTTCGTCACGTAACGGACATTCTCTCCAGACCCCGTTATCGTACCTATCACCATGGCAGCCTGCAGTGCTGCGACATGTAACTGAGCGTTTCTCAGTTAAAGGTCAGACGGTGCTCGATCTAACTTGTGCGGC is a window from the Pseudomonadota bacterium genome containing:
- a CDS encoding pyridoxal phosphate-dependent aminotransferase: MKSPFNLAFTTTFSGSVAAGTTAASDVGPANIDQVFGHDHLKPLKEMQHNRMLAGQSVLDLSMVNPDLAPPRIMIDRLLEAVTKPVSHRYAVSRGVRRLRDGFAEKYAYRFGINLDPERQVCVCLGSKDATFHALRVLVHPRDSVVVAAPAYPALLSAVALVGGVSVEWRHSTDPERAAQDPESAAQSLAQLLDSSGAKVLLLNFPSNPAGTVVSAQWWERIGAICAARGVTIINDFVYGEMCFSGTPAVSALSVTKQGARCVEVYSLSKAYNVPGWRVGALVGDEAIVRTVARLKSHADYGLFLPLQYAAAVALTAKEDLVRQTVSTYERRIRVLTSGLTKLGWDVTEPQAGACVWARFPLSLQTKSEGRFGSIAVAESLLSNGGVLVAPGSVFGEGFNDYVRFAAVVSEERMREVVSAIAKLSNANSR
- a CDS encoding tetratricopeptide repeat protein, producing MLLLASAAQAELPCGTATELVKRGVNLGDGSDAEVALYREADLLCPKMAEIHFNLGLALQKKAQLKEAEEQLRKAIALKNEESFRVGLAAVLLQKGEVSASREQYDHVLEQNAKNVQALQGIAVILEKQQKLQEAIDTLQKAAIYDPVNLATFFNLGVLHEKMRRDDAAIAAYKRATEINSRHFEALFYLGAAQARFGSYRDAERSLKRAAEIRPEDVKVQLALAEAYEKLGQQTLAEVALRRVTVLAPQNFYAHVNLGLLLINGAHYQEAISMLTRAAAIDPKNPRVWSALGHAQLEAGHLQEAEQNLRQALALDQSNANAHNNLGVLLQRNGNLDGAREQFALALQFNPQLEIARRNIAAVGGES